One part of the Thiothrix nivea DSM 5205 genome encodes these proteins:
- the queA gene encoding tRNA preQ1(34) S-adenosylmethionine ribosyltransferase-isomerase QueA codes for MQLSDFHYELPPELIASEPLAERTASRLLVLDRASGECHDGQFADILALLEPGDLLVFNDTRVIPARLLGQKASGGKVEVLVERITGEHSVLAHIRASKAPKAGTRLRLENALEAEVSGRQGDLFEVRFLSPDPVLALLERYGHIPLPPYIERADTPADRERYQTVYAQKPGAVAAPTAGLHFDSALLAALEAKGVQTAAVTLHVGAGTFQPVRVQDLSQHVMHAEYVEVSPQVCAAVAACKARGGRVVAVGTTSVRSLESAAQTGVLQPFQGDTRLFITPGYTFKVVDAMITNFHLPESTLLMLVSAFAGYKNIMEAYQHAVRRKYRFFSYGDAMFMAYKQNKS; via the coding sequence ATGCAACTGAGTGACTTCCATTACGAGCTTCCCCCCGAACTGATTGCTTCCGAACCCCTGGCGGAGCGGACAGCCAGCCGCTTGCTGGTGCTCGACCGGGCAAGCGGCGAATGCCACGACGGCCAGTTTGCCGATATATTAGCCCTGCTGGAACCCGGCGACCTGTTGGTGTTCAATGATACCCGCGTGATTCCGGCGCGTTTGCTTGGGCAAAAGGCCAGCGGCGGCAAGGTGGAAGTGCTGGTGGAACGCATTACCGGTGAGCATTCGGTGCTTGCCCATATCCGTGCCAGCAAGGCTCCCAAAGCCGGTACGCGCCTGCGGCTGGAAAATGCGCTGGAGGCGGAAGTCAGCGGGCGGCAGGGCGACCTGTTCGAGGTGCGTTTCCTCTCGCCCGATCCTGTGCTGGCCTTGCTGGAACGTTATGGGCATATCCCGCTGCCGCCCTATATCGAGCGTGCGGATACCCCGGCAGACCGTGAGCGCTACCAGACGGTGTATGCACAAAAGCCAGGCGCAGTGGCTGCGCCAACTGCCGGTTTGCATTTTGACAGTGCCCTGCTGGCCGCACTGGAGGCGAAGGGGGTGCAGACTGCTGCCGTTACTTTGCATGTCGGCGCGGGCACTTTTCAGCCTGTGCGGGTGCAAGATTTGTCGCAACATGTGATGCACGCCGAATATGTGGAAGTTTCCCCGCAGGTCTGCGCTGCGGTGGCGGCCTGCAAGGCGCGTGGCGGCAGGGTGGTGGCAGTGGGCACAACTTCCGTGCGCAGCCTCGAAAGCGCGGCGCAAACAGGCGTCTTGCAACCCTTTCAGGGTGATACCCGCTTGTTCATTACACCCGGTTATACCTTCAAGGTCGTGGACGCCATGATCACCAATTTCCACCTGCCTGAGTCCACCCTGTTGATGCTGGTGTCGGCCTTCGCTGGCTATAAAAATATCATGGAAGCTTATCAACATGCCGTTCGTCGGAAATATCGCTTCTTTAGTTACGGCGATGCCATGTTCATGGCCTATAAGCAGAATAAATCGTGA
- the ppsR gene encoding posphoenolpyruvate synthetase regulatory kinase/phosphorylase PpsR has protein sequence MNKNCNKRRTVFYLSDRTGITVETLGHSLLTQFDGIQWRKVSIPFLDSEDKAKETAEQINLMAQLDGCRPLVFSTLINPEVRQHIERADCAIYDFFDSFIDSMEKELGQPSSHAIGRSHGLHNDASYSKRISAINFAQANDDGISAKNFAEANIILIGVSRSGKTPTCLYLAMQYGIYAANYPLTEEDMGSNGLPRILHPFRSKLFGLTITAEQLQRIRQERKPNSRYASLSQCEQELEWQQNLYRRENIPYINTTAISIEEIATTILNRSGLKRQLYGE, from the coding sequence ATGAACAAAAACTGCAACAAACGGCGGACGGTGTTTTACCTGTCCGACCGTACCGGCATCACCGTCGAAACACTGGGTCACAGCTTGCTGACCCAGTTTGATGGCATCCAGTGGCGCAAGGTCAGCATCCCCTTCCTGGACTCCGAGGACAAGGCCAAGGAAACCGCCGAACAGATCAACCTGATGGCGCAACTGGACGGCTGCCGCCCGCTGGTGTTCAGCACCCTCATCAACCCGGAAGTGCGCCAGCATATCGAACGCGCCGATTGCGCCATTTACGACTTTTTCGACAGTTTCATCGACTCAATGGAAAAGGAGCTGGGGCAACCCTCCTCCCACGCTATCGGGCGTTCGCACGGGTTGCACAACGACGCCTCCTATTCCAAGCGCATTTCCGCCATCAATTTCGCCCAGGCTAATGATGATGGCATCAGCGCCAAGAACTTCGCCGAAGCCAATATCATCCTGATTGGCGTATCACGCTCCGGCAAGACGCCAACCTGCCTGTATCTGGCCATGCAATATGGCATCTACGCCGCCAACTATCCGCTGACCGAAGAGGATATGGGCAGCAACGGTTTGCCGCGCATCCTGCACCCCTTCCGCAGTAAACTGTTCGGCCTCACCATCACCGCCGAACAATTGCAGCGCATCCGTCAGGAGCGCAAGCCCAACAGCCGCTATGCCTCGCTCAGCCAGTGCGAACAGGAGCTGGAATGGCAACAAAACCTGTATCGGCGCGAAAACATCCCCTACATCAACACCACCGCCATTTCTATCGAGGAAATCGCCACCACCATCCTCAACCGCAGCGGTCTGAAACGGCAGTTGTACGGCGAGTGA
- a CDS encoding GumC family protein: MDQQHMKQGGEILIPVTESPYPFRQGNEVPIILNAESITSRASERDLTLSHIWEIIKKRKWLILSTLCCGLLATFLLTKLTPPSYQANATIRIEKEPTRIVEFGQIFDTEQKDSVDVLQTEYELLKSRALAERVVKEMGLTETLLNANQPWFSKLFGNGDAPVVDTSSKLHKAAETFSKKLFIQPLEQSRLVKIYFEAPQATQAADITNTLISTYIKMRNEAHTETGDYAKGYLEQQIDTARRDLTQSEQRLIDYAKKKNILNIDDSQTVNVQKLTDMNQALADAERRRIQTESKYKQLQATGGNRDALDNLAIQNMKNTLATLEAEYQEKSRLFKPGYPDMQRLSSQIADMRRTIGKETASVTNAIKAEYLAAKEEENKLHDRLSKLNNELMQIQDKSIEYNALKREVETNRQLYDELLQRMREVNVASGVNPSIVRIIDEAQTPLQRYRPNMPLNLLIGLLGGLLGGIALAFLREGMDDSVHTDEDMEKFTGLPVLGSIPELSKLPETTLALKTLKEPRSELAEAYRILVANLGTALKKEKGNSILFTSIEPGEGKSTTAINVAYAYARMRYKVLLVDADMRCPTLHHKLGIDNNVGLGDYLDNSIDLPNIHSIDADANLHILTAGSETYDPVGLLSSNHMLALMGIAARRYNYIIIDAPPLKGFADPLVLSAMSSATVLLVGPNNSNQRMINAAIKQLKRAGGNLTGFLRMKVKRSHTVGQHYYDRYYQQRSHQLVPIASEA; encoded by the coding sequence ATGGATCAGCAGCATATGAAACAAGGTGGTGAAATCCTGATTCCTGTCACGGAATCCCCTTACCCATTCAGGCAGGGAAACGAGGTTCCGATCATCCTGAACGCGGAATCAATCACTTCCAGAGCCAGCGAGCGTGACCTGACCCTGTCCCACATATGGGAAATCATAAAAAAGCGCAAGTGGCTTATCCTTAGCACATTATGCTGCGGCTTGCTGGCCACCTTCCTGCTCACCAAACTGACGCCCCCCAGCTATCAGGCTAATGCCACCATCCGGATTGAAAAGGAGCCAACCCGTATTGTCGAATTTGGGCAAATTTTCGATACAGAGCAAAAAGACAGCGTTGATGTGCTGCAAACTGAGTATGAACTGCTTAAAAGTCGTGCACTCGCTGAGCGGGTGGTCAAGGAAATGGGGCTGACAGAAACACTGCTGAACGCCAACCAGCCCTGGTTCTCAAAGCTGTTTGGCAATGGGGATGCCCCTGTTGTGGATACAAGCAGCAAGCTACATAAAGCCGCCGAAACATTTTCCAAAAAACTGTTTATCCAGCCACTCGAACAATCCCGTCTGGTCAAGATTTATTTTGAAGCACCGCAAGCAACCCAGGCTGCTGACATCACCAACACCCTGATCAGTACTTACATCAAAATGCGCAATGAAGCCCATACTGAAACCGGCGACTACGCCAAGGGCTATCTGGAGCAACAGATCGACACTGCCCGCCGCGACCTTACCCAGTCCGAACAACGCCTGATTGATTACGCCAAAAAGAAAAACATCCTCAATATTGATGACAGTCAAACGGTCAACGTCCAGAAACTCACGGACATGAACCAAGCACTAGCCGATGCGGAACGGCGGCGCATCCAGACAGAAAGCAAATACAAGCAGTTGCAGGCAACCGGGGGCAACCGTGACGCGCTGGATAATCTGGCGATCCAGAACATGAAAAACACCCTGGCCACTCTGGAAGCCGAATATCAGGAAAAATCCCGCCTGTTCAAACCCGGCTACCCCGACATGCAGCGCCTCAGCAGCCAGATTGCTGATATGCGCCGCACCATCGGCAAGGAAACCGCCAGCGTCACCAATGCGATCAAAGCTGAATACCTGGCCGCAAAAGAAGAAGAAAACAAACTGCACGACCGGCTCAGCAAATTGAATAATGAGCTGATGCAGATTCAGGACAAGAGTATCGAATACAACGCCCTCAAGCGCGAAGTCGAAACCAACCGCCAGCTTTACGATGAACTGTTGCAGCGGATGCGCGAAGTCAATGTCGCCTCAGGCGTGAACCCCAGTATTGTCCGGATCATTGACGAAGCCCAGACGCCGCTGCAACGCTACCGGCCTAATATGCCACTCAACCTGCTGATCGGTTTGCTCGGTGGCCTGCTGGGCGGTATCGCCTTGGCATTCCTGCGCGAGGGCATGGACGATAGCGTGCATACGGATGAAGACATGGAAAAATTCACCGGGCTACCTGTCCTAGGCAGTATTCCCGAACTCTCCAAGCTACCGGAAACCACCCTCGCCCTCAAAACCCTGAAGGAACCACGTTCGGAACTGGCGGAAGCCTACCGTATCCTGGTCGCTAACCTGGGAACCGCGTTGAAGAAGGAAAAAGGCAACTCCATCCTGTTCACCAGCATCGAACCCGGTGAAGGCAAGAGCACCACAGCCATCAACGTTGCCTACGCTTATGCACGGATGCGCTATAAAGTACTGTTGGTCGATGCCGACATGCGCTGCCCAACCCTGCACCACAAACTGGGTATCGACAACAATGTCGGGTTAGGCGATTACCTGGACAATTCCATTGACCTGCCCAATATCCACTCCATCGACGCGGATGCCAACCTGCATATCCTGACCGCCGGTTCCGAAACCTACGATCCGGTGGGGCTGCTATCCTCCAACCACATGCTGGCATTGATGGGTATTGCTGCCCGCCGTTACAACTACATCATCATCGACGCACCACCACTGAAAGGGTTTGCCGACCCACTGGTCTTGTCCGCCATGAGTTCCGCCACCGTGCTATTGGTAGGCCCAAACAACAGTAACCAGCGGATGATCAACGCCGCCATCAAGCAGCTGAAACGCGCAGGCGGTAACCTGACAGGCTTCCTGCGCATGAAGGTGAAGCGCAGCCATACAGTTGGCCAGCACTATTATGACCGTTACTACCAGCAACGCTCCCACCAGTTAGTGCCAATTGCCAGCGAGGCCTGA
- a CDS encoding LysR family transcriptional regulator — MHYYKQTRYKLLRTFCVVAQKENITHAAEQLHISQPTVSLQIQALEREMGEKLLERRGPSVRLTPEGKVLYQLVQPITAGIDSLKDTFAASLGKMEKGELNIAAGQSTALYVLPDYLRRFNEAYPGIRINLHNVAGQSGMKMLLDDQVDLAVGPLLQIPDSIIYKPFVSFGSILITAENHPLANLKQKVTLEDISPYGLILPPRNMSTWRMVDTVFRQHELQYSVAMEAGGWEIVKRYVEQGLGVSIVTEVCLTGHERISAIPLNDYFPSRSYGLIVRRGKFFTPQAKRFIEMFDEHFFAEDA; from the coding sequence ATGCATTACTACAAGCAGACACGTTACAAGCTGTTGCGGACTTTTTGCGTGGTGGCGCAAAAGGAAAACATTACCCATGCGGCGGAACAGCTGCATATTAGCCAGCCTACTGTTTCCTTACAGATTCAGGCGCTTGAGCGCGAAATGGGGGAAAAGCTGCTGGAGCGGCGCGGGCCTAGCGTGCGCCTGACGCCCGAAGGGAAAGTCCTGTATCAGCTGGTACAACCGATTACAGCGGGGATCGACTCACTAAAAGACACGTTCGCAGCGAGCCTGGGCAAGATGGAAAAGGGGGAGCTGAATATCGCGGCAGGGCAATCGACTGCCTTGTATGTGCTGCCTGACTATCTCAGGCGTTTTAATGAAGCTTATCCCGGTATCCGTATCAACCTGCATAATGTGGCCGGGCAGAGCGGGATGAAAATGTTGCTGGATGATCAGGTGGATCTGGCTGTAGGCCCGCTGTTACAGATTCCCGACAGCATCATTTACAAACCGTTTGTCTCGTTTGGGTCGATCCTGATCACAGCGGAAAACCATCCATTGGCCAACCTGAAGCAGAAAGTAACGTTGGAAGACATTAGCCCCTATGGCCTCATCCTGCCGCCGCGCAACATGAGTACCTGGCGGATGGTGGATACGGTGTTCCGCCAGCACGAATTGCAATACTCAGTAGCGATGGAAGCCGGGGGCTGGGAAATCGTGAAGCGTTATGTGGAACAGGGGTTGGGCGTATCCATTGTTACCGAGGTGTGCCTGACCGGGCATGAGAGAATTAGTGCCATTCCCCTCAATGACTATTTTCCATCACGTAGTTACGGGTTGATTGTGCGGCGGGGCAAATTCTTCACCCCGCAAGCCAAACGTTTCATCGAAATGTTTGACGAACACTTTTTTGCTGAAGATGCCTGA
- the folD gene encoding bifunctional methylenetetrahydrofolate dehydrogenase/methenyltetrahydrofolate cyclohydrolase FolD: MTAQIIDGKKVSAEVRTEVKQRIDERLAQGKRCPGLAVILIGSDPASQVYVSHKRKACDEVGIMSRSYDLPAETTQHELVQLIDELNRDPQIDGILVQLPLPDHIEASLIIEHIDPRKDVDGFHPTNIGKLALRIPGLRPCTPYGVMRLLESTGEVFKGRHAMIVGASNIVGRPMALELLLAGATVSVTHRFSGNATPDLVRQADIVVAAAGKPGLVKGDWIKPGATVIDVGINRLESGKLTGDVEFAAAVEKAAWITPVPGGVGPMTVAMLMKNTLEACEKHSF; encoded by the coding sequence ATGACAGCCCAGATCATTGATGGAAAGAAAGTCTCCGCCGAAGTCCGCACTGAGGTCAAACAGCGTATTGACGAACGTTTGGCACAAGGCAAACGTTGCCCCGGCCTCGCCGTTATCCTGATCGGTTCCGACCCAGCATCACAGGTGTATGTCAGCCACAAGCGCAAAGCCTGCGACGAAGTAGGCATCATGTCACGCTCTTACGACCTGCCTGCGGAAACCACCCAGCATGAACTGGTGCAGTTGATCGACGAACTCAACCGTGACCCACAGATTGACGGCATCTTGGTACAATTGCCCTTGCCCGACCACATTGAAGCCTCCCTGATCATCGAACATATCGACCCACGCAAGGACGTGGATGGATTTCACCCCACCAACATCGGCAAACTGGCATTACGTATTCCCGGCCTGCGTCCCTGTACACCGTATGGCGTGATGCGTTTGCTGGAAAGTACGGGTGAAGTTTTCAAAGGCCGTCATGCCATGATTGTGGGCGCATCCAATATCGTCGGTCGCCCGATGGCGCTGGAATTGTTGCTGGCAGGTGCAACCGTTAGCGTCACCCACCGTTTCAGCGGCAACGCTACCCCTGACCTGGTACGGCAAGCTGACATCGTGGTGGCTGCTGCGGGCAAACCGGGGTTGGTCAAGGGAGACTGGATCAAACCGGGAGCAACGGTCATCGACGTAGGCATCAACCGCCTGGAAAGCGGCAAACTGACTGGCGATGTGGAATTTGCGGCGGCTGTAGAAAAAGCAGCGTGGATCACGCCGGTTCCAGGAGGTGTTGGCCCGATGACAGTAGCGATGCTGATGAAAAATACGCTGGAAGCGTGCGAGAAACATTCATTCTGA
- a CDS encoding DUF29 domain-containing protein gives MGAATKYDTDFYGWTQEQAELLRARRLDEIDLEHLIEEVESMGKSEESDLESRLEILFMHLLKWVYEPELRGKSWVNTIKEQRRKIPRRLKKNPGLKSKLEEILQEAYQDARESAADETGLPAQTFPKECPWALEAALNPEFWPE, from the coding sequence ATGGGAGCCGCAACCAAATACGACACGGATTTTTATGGCTGGACTCAAGAGCAGGCCGAATTATTGCGGGCGCGGCGTCTGGATGAAATCGACTTGGAACACTTGATAGAGGAAGTGGAAAGCATGGGCAAGAGTGAAGAAAGCGACCTTGAAAGCCGTCTGGAAATCTTGTTTATGCACCTGCTGAAATGGGTATATGAACCAGAATTACGCGGTAAAAGCTGGGTAAACACCATCAAGGAACAACGGCGCAAGATACCGCGCCGCTTGAAGAAAAACCCCGGCCTGAAAAGCAAGCTGGAAGAAATCCTTCAGGAAGCTTATCAGGATGCCAGGGAATCGGCAGCAGATGAAACAGGGTTGCCTGCACAGACCTTTCCGAAGGAATGCCCATGGGCGCTGGAAGCAGCGCTAAACCCCGAATTCTGGCCTGAATAG
- a CDS encoding polysaccharide deacetylase family protein: MPSDHGTFVISLDFELYWGMRDETRLDAYKANLAGVHQAIPLMLETFNQHGIRATWAIVGFIFFQDSAELLQYAPEIKPAYLNPQMNPYLHLPDTDRHPELKPYYYAPELVRLIKSYRGQEIASHSFSHYYSAEAGTCPDSFRADLAAARQTAKHFGIDLTTYIFPRQQYSPCYAAELAMQGIRYFRGDARSGIYHCPEKHDIFYAAKRGLRGLDSLFNLSGQQTTLPQTYPTPPQHTLVNVPASRFFYPYCPNPTINRLRLERIMQGMTYAAQRNEIFHLWWHPHNFGAHIPENMQRLQQVIEHYHNLQARYGMQSMNIQEAATAYPLAVGTGEEGHGVALSKQNNQHVCKTEWISSI, encoded by the coding sequence ATGCCATCAGACCACGGAACTTTTGTCATTTCGCTCGATTTTGAGCTTTACTGGGGGATGCGTGATGAAACCCGGCTGGATGCCTACAAAGCCAATCTCGCAGGCGTGCACCAGGCTATCCCCTTGATGCTGGAAACGTTCAACCAGCATGGCATCCGTGCTACCTGGGCCATCGTGGGGTTTATCTTTTTTCAGGACAGTGCCGAATTGTTGCAATATGCCCCTGAAATCAAGCCAGCCTACTTGAACCCACAGATGAACCCCTATCTGCACCTACCGGACACAGACCGGCATCCTGAGCTGAAACCTTACTATTACGCACCTGAACTGGTCAGATTGATAAAAAGCTATAGAGGCCAGGAAATTGCCTCGCACTCATTTTCTCACTATTACTCCGCTGAAGCCGGCACCTGCCCAGACAGCTTCCGCGCTGATCTGGCTGCCGCCCGGCAAACCGCCAAACATTTTGGCATTGATTTGACAACTTATATTTTCCCCCGCCAGCAATACTCGCCTTGTTATGCTGCCGAACTGGCCATGCAAGGCATACGGTACTTCCGGGGCGATGCACGTTCCGGCATTTACCATTGCCCCGAAAAGCATGACATTTTTTATGCCGCCAAACGTGGGTTGCGCGGGCTGGACTCACTATTCAACCTTAGCGGACAACAAACAACCCTACCACAGACATACCCGACGCCCCCCCAGCACACCCTCGTTAATGTTCCCGCCAGTCGGTTTTTCTATCCATACTGTCCTAACCCCACCATCAACCGTCTACGCCTCGAACGTATCATGCAGGGTATGACTTATGCGGCACAAAGGAATGAGATTTTCCACCTGTGGTGGCATCCCCACAACTTTGGCGCGCATATTCCTGAAAACATGCAACGTCTGCAACAGGTCATTGAGCACTACCACAACCTGCAAGCACGCTACGGGATGCAAAGCATGAACATACAGGAAGCTGCCACCGCCTACCCATTAGCGGTGGGTACAGGAGAAGAGGGTCATGGGGTTGCCCTATCAAAGCAAAATAACCAGCACGTTTGCAAGACTGAATGGATCAGCAGCATATGA
- the ppsA gene encoding phosphoenolpyruvate synthase has product MADYILWFDQLGMHDVGIVGGKNASLGEMISNLANVGVTVPNGFATTTHAYQDFIRADGLADRINALLDSLDIDDIHALTNAGKTIRSWVMDTPLPPRLLEDVTSAYQQLVGDSGETASFAVRSSATAEDLPDASFAGQQETFLNVRGLDNVIDAIKEVFASLYNDRAIAYRVHQNFEHDKVFLSAGIQKMVRSDIGASGVMFTLDTESGFRDAVFITGAYGLGETVVQGAVNPDEFYVYKPNIEAGRPAILSRRLGAKAIEMVYAETAGEAHNKATLIRDVEPARSMRFCLTDEQVESLARQALIIEKHYQRPMDIEWAQDGGDGKLYIVQARPETVESRASATIIERYQLKEKGSMIAEGRAIGQKIGQGPARIISSIAQMHEVKEGDVLVTDMTDPDWEPIMKRASAIVTNRGGRTCHAAIIAREMGIPAVVGCGDATDRIENGAEVTVSCAEGDTGFIYNGLVPFEVRTADTGNLPDLSVKIMMNVGNPSRAFAFSRLPNAGIGLARLEFIINNTIGIHPKALLEYDNLPVELMTKIGKKIAGYTSPVDFYVEKLVEGIATLAAAYHPHKVIVRMSDFKSNEYANLTAGDRYEPHEENPMIGYRGVSRYLSESFRECFELECRALKKVRNEMGLTNVEVMIPFCRTLEEAQQVTELLATQGLKRGENGLRLIMMCEIPSNAVLAEEFLEYFDGFSIGSNDMTQLSLGLDRDSGLIAHLFDERNPAVKKLLKMAIEACKKQGKYVGICGQGPSDYPDFAVWLHEQGISSISLNPDTVVDTWLHLASLDASKA; this is encoded by the coding sequence ATGGCAGATTACATTCTTTGGTTTGATCAATTGGGAATGCACGATGTTGGTATCGTCGGCGGTAAAAACGCCTCCCTAGGGGAAATGATCAGCAACCTCGCCAATGTTGGCGTTACCGTCCCGAATGGGTTTGCCACCACCACGCACGCTTACCAGGATTTTATCCGCGCTGACGGCCTGGCTGACCGCATCAACGCGCTACTGGATTCACTGGATATTGACGATATCCACGCATTAACCAATGCGGGCAAAACCATCCGCAGCTGGGTTATGGATACACCGTTGCCACCACGCTTGCTGGAAGATGTTACCAGCGCCTACCAGCAACTGGTGGGTGACTCCGGCGAAACAGCTTCCTTTGCCGTGCGTTCTTCGGCAACTGCGGAAGACCTACCGGATGCATCCTTTGCTGGCCAGCAGGAAACCTTCCTGAATGTACGCGGCCTCGATAATGTCATTGATGCCATCAAGGAAGTATTTGCATCCCTGTATAACGACCGCGCCATTGCCTACCGTGTCCACCAAAACTTCGAGCACGACAAGGTATTCCTGTCCGCCGGCATCCAGAAAATGGTACGTAGCGACATCGGTGCCAGTGGTGTCATGTTCACCCTCGATACCGAATCCGGCTTCCGCGACGCGGTATTCATTACTGGCGCATACGGCCTGGGTGAAACCGTGGTGCAAGGCGCGGTCAACCCGGACGAATTCTACGTCTACAAGCCGAATATCGAAGCTGGCCGCCCTGCCATCCTCTCCCGCCGCCTGGGCGCAAAAGCCATCGAAATGGTTTACGCCGAAACCGCTGGCGAAGCGCACAACAAGGCCACCCTAATCCGCGATGTCGAGCCAGCCCGCAGTATGCGTTTCTGCCTCACTGACGAACAGGTCGAATCCCTCGCCCGCCAAGCCCTGATCATCGAAAAGCACTACCAGCGCCCGATGGACATCGAATGGGCGCAAGATGGCGGCGACGGCAAGCTCTACATCGTGCAGGCACGCCCTGAAACCGTCGAAAGCCGCGCCTCCGCCACCATCATTGAGCGTTACCAGCTCAAGGAAAAAGGCAGCATGATCGCCGAAGGCCGCGCTATCGGCCAGAAAATCGGCCAAGGCCCTGCCCGCATCATCAGCAGCATCGCGCAGATGCACGAAGTCAAGGAAGGCGACGTACTCGTCACCGACATGACCGACCCTGATTGGGAGCCGATCATGAAACGCGCCTCCGCCATCGTCACCAACCGGGGCGGGCGCACTTGCCACGCCGCCATCATCGCGCGTGAAATGGGCATCCCGGCAGTGGTTGGCTGCGGCGACGCCACCGACCGCATCGAAAATGGCGCGGAAGTCACCGTATCCTGCGCGGAAGGCGACACCGGCTTCATCTACAACGGCCTGGTCCCGTTTGAAGTGCGCACTGCCGACACCGGCAACCTACCTGACCTTTCCGTCAAGATCATGATGAACGTAGGCAACCCTTCCCGCGCCTTCGCCTTCTCGCGCCTGCCGAATGCAGGCATTGGCCTCGCGCGTCTGGAATTTATCATCAATAACACCATCGGCATCCACCCCAAAGCCCTGCTGGAATACGATAACCTCCCGGTTGAACTGATGACCAAAATCGGCAAAAAGATTGCCGGTTACACCAGCCCGGTCGATTTCTACGTGGAAAAACTGGTGGAAGGCATCGCCACGCTGGCCGCTGCTTACCACCCGCACAAGGTCATCGTGCGCATGTCCGACTTCAAGTCGAACGAATACGCCAACCTGACCGCAGGCGACCGTTACGAACCGCACGAAGAAAACCCGATGATCGGCTACCGGGGCGTTTCCCGCTACCTGTCCGAATCGTTCCGCGAATGTTTCGAGCTGGAATGCCGCGCCCTGAAAAAAGTCCGTAACGAAATGGGCCTGACCAACGTCGAAGTCATGATCCCGTTCTGCCGCACGCTGGAAGAAGCCCAACAAGTAACCGAACTGCTGGCGACCCAAGGCTTGAAACGTGGTGAAAACGGCCTGCGTCTGATCATGATGTGCGAAATCCCGTCCAACGCAGTACTGGCGGAAGAATTCCTCGAATACTTTGACGGCTTCTCCATCGGCTCCAACGACATGACGCAGTTGTCGCTCGGCCTCGACCGTGACTCCGGCCTGATTGCCCACCTGTTCGACGAACGTAACCCGGCAGTGAAAAAGCTGCTGAAAATGGCGATCGAAGCGTGCAAGAAACAAGGCAAATACGTCGGCATCTGCGGGCAAGGCCCATCCGACTACCCTGACTTCGCCGTCTGGCTGCATGAACAGGGCATCAGCAGCATCTCGCTGAACCCGGATACTGTCGTGGATACCTGGCTGCATCTGGCCAGTCTCGACGCATCCAAAGCATGA